From the genome of Alosa sapidissima isolate fAloSap1 chromosome 14, fAloSap1.pri, whole genome shotgun sequence, one region includes:
- the LOC121682003 gene encoding uncharacterized protein LOC121682003 isoform X1 gives MTSTISERFLKRILVLRQHHSKCESLYDKMATMGKQESDAESGYKTEGPKRTTKVRNNSASELVPELQRTESVFLTKEMLGIPRDSLPSSEDSGSEDDYVPDSNSSSSEEPSDEEPAKKVRPKVSSAKSSDEEPAKKVRPKVSSAKSSDEKPAKKVRPKVSSAKSSDGTTATTSFSATDNEKSSSESVVVMNVKKKSDPCKQTSDSNINPNDFLHCLSCQGLFKRRFLWKHMKRCTLARQCGVLKPGKNRIQSLCANAQPVPVGVSAKLWKLLSEMSQDDVTHAAKNDVCIVKMGEQMFNKIGHDPSKHEYIRQKMREVGRLLLAGTQESPMKTMEDFILPSNFPHVVNAVKDVAGFDSNSNSFKIPSLALKLGHSLQKIASIIECNAMISGKKKIVENAQHFKQIYRTCWNENVSSSALKTLSEAKWNTPQLLPFTEDVKKMHMYMDQKQKEAYQQLTNEESSRNWVDLAEVTLAQLILFNRRREGEVSKMRLTAFTETDVPLHADVAEALTALEKKLCEHFKRIEIRGKRDRKVPLLLTPAMQASMELLVKTRASCEVLENNIYFFARPRQETFIRGYKCIHQFAKECQAKYPERLSSTKLRKHVSTLSKVLNLKDTEMDQLADFLGHNIAVHRKFYRLPEGTLQLAKVSKVLMAMERGCLMDYKGKNLDEIEIDPNETIPEESDHSESELTDEELSPPSTSYLPSAAKKRTSKKKHCMQSEDESEDPGSAAKKRTSKKKHCMQSQDESEDPGSATKKRTSKMKSQSKCDEMNSDVPDAASKTSCRKRRPWSQEEICAVEKTLMKFITTGRTPGKADCVSCINSAPEALKFRDWMSVKFYVKNRCVSYQRTTQTLL, from the exons ATGACAAG TACCATCTCGGAGAGGTTCTTAAAACGAATTTTAGTTTTGCGCCAGCATCACTCAAAGTGTGAATCCCTCTATGATAAAATG GCAACCATGGGGAAGCAGGAGAGCGATGCAGAATCGGGATACAAAACGGAAGGCCCAAAAAGAACAACAAAAGTACGAAAT AACAGTGCTTCAGAATTAGTTCCAGAGCTACAGCGAACAgaaagtgtgttt CTCACAAAAGAGATGCTGGGCATTCCAAGGGATTCTTTGCCCAGCAGTGAAGATAGTGGCAGTGAGGACGATTATGTTCCGGACTCAAATAGCAGCAGCTCAGAGGAGCCCAGTGATGAGGAACCTGCAAAGAAGGTCAGGCCCAAAGTTTCTTCTGCCAAGTCCAGTGATGAGGAACCTGCAAAGAAGGTCAGGCCCAAAGTTTCTTCTGCCAAGTCCAGTGATGAGAAACCTGCAAAGAAGGTCAGGCCCAAAGTTTCTTCTGCCAAGTCCAGTGATggcacaacagcaacaacatccTTTTCTGCCACTGACAATGAGAAGTCTTCAAGTGAGTCAGTAGTTGTAATGAATGTGAAAAAGAAATCAGATCcttgtaaacaaacaagtgaCAGTAATATCAATCCTAACGATTTCCTGCATTGTTTAAGCTGCCAAGGGCTTTTCAAGAGAAGGTTTCTTTGGAAGCATATGAAAAGGTGCACTCTGGCTAGACAGTGTGGGGTACTCAAACCTGGCAAAAACAGAATACAATCACTCTGTGCAAACGCTCAACCTGTACCAGTGGGAGTAAGTGCTAAGTTATGGAAGCTCTTAAGTGAAATGAGTCAGGATGATGTTACCCATGCCGCTAAAAATGACGTGTGCATTGTAAAGATGGGAGAGCAAATGTTTAACAAAATTGGCCATGATCCTTCAAAACACGAATACATTAGGCAAAAGATGAGGGAGGTTGGAAGACTGCTGTTAGCAGGTACACAGGAATCCCCAATGAAGACAATGGAGGATTTCATTCTTCCGTCGAACTTTCCACATGTTGTGAATGCTGTGAAGGATGTAGCAGGCTTTGACAGTAACTCCAATTCTTTCAAAATACCTTCACTGGCTTTAAAATTAGGCCACAGCTTGCAGAAGATTGCGAGCATTATTGaatgtaatgcaatgatatcGGGGAAAAAGAAAATTGTTGAAAATGCACAACACTTCAAACAAATTTACCGAACATGCTGGAATGAAAATGTTTCCTCATCTGCACTGAAAACACTTTCAGAAGCGAAGTGGAACACCCCACAACTGCTGCCATTCACTGAAGATGTTAAAAAAATGCACATGTACATGgatcaaaaacaaaaagaagcaTACCAACAGCTAACAAACGAGGAATCATCAAGGAACTGGGTTGATCTAGCTGAGGTAACCCTCGCTCAGCTTATACTGTTCAACCgtagaagagagggggaggtgtCAAAAATGCGCCTAACTGCCTTCACTGAAACTGATGTGCCATTGCATGCAGATGTAGCTGAGGCTCTAACTGCTCTAGAGAAGAAGCTGTGTGAACACTTCAAAAGGATTGAAATTCGTgggaagagagacaggaaggTCCCTCTACTGCTAACCCCAGCAATGCAGGCGTCCATGGAATTGTTAGTGAAGACTCGTGCATCCTGTGAGGTTCTCGAAAATAACATCTATTTTTTTGCCAGACCTAGACAAGAAACGTTTATTCGAGGCTACAAGTGCATTCACCAGTTTGCAAAGGAGTGCCAAGCCAAATACCCAGAGCGCTTATCCTCTACGAAATTAAGGAAACATGTATCCACACTTTCCAAGGTTTTGAACCTCAAAGATACAGAAATGGATCAATTGGCTGATTTTTTGGGCCACAACATCGCAGTCCACCGCAAGTTCTATCGTCTGCCAGAAGGAACACTACAACTGGCTAAAGTTAGTAAAGTCCTGATGGCCATGGAAAGAGGGTGCTTAATGGACTACAAAGGAAAGAATTTagatgaaattgaaattgatccCAATG AAACAATTCCAGAGGAGAGTGACCATTCAGAAAGCGAACTGACGGACGAAGAACTAAGCCCACCTTCTACATCCTACCTACCTTCAGCTGCTAAGAAAC GCACTTCAAAGAAGAAACACTGCATGCAGTCAGAGGACGAGTCCGAGGATCCAGGTTCAGCTGCTAAGAAAC GCACTTCAAAGAAGAAACATTGCATGCAATCACAGGACGAGTCCGAGGATCCAGGTTCAGCTACTAAGAAAC gcACATCAAAGATGAAGAGCCAAAGTAAATGTGATGAAATGAACTCCGATGTTCCAGATGCAGCATCCAAGACAT CCTGCCGCAAGAGAAGACCATGGAGTCAAGAAGAAATCTGCGCTGTTGAGAAGACCCTGATGAAATTTATCACTACAGGCAGAACTCCTGGGAAGGCAGACTGCGTTTCTTGTATCAACTCAGCACCTGAAGCACTTAAGTTCCGTGACTGGATGTCAGTTAAGTTTTATGTCAAAAATCGTTGTGTGTCCTACCAAAGAACCACACAGACCCTTTTATAG
- the LOC121682003 gene encoding uncharacterized protein LOC121682003 isoform X3 — translation MAMERGCLMDYKGKNLDEIEIDPNETIPEESDHSESELTDEELSPPSTSYLPSAAKKRTSKKKHCMQSEDESEDPGSAAKKRTSKKKHCMQSQDESEDPGSATKKLFVLGTSKMKSQSKCDEMNSDVPDAASKTSCRKRRPWSQEEICAVEKTLMKFITTGRTPGKADCVSCINSAPEALKFRDWMSVKFYVKNRCVSYQRTTQTLL, via the exons ATGGCCATGGAAAGAGGGTGCTTAATGGACTACAAAGGAAAGAATTTagatgaaattgaaattgatccCAATG AAACAATTCCAGAGGAGAGTGACCATTCAGAAAGCGAACTGACGGACGAAGAACTAAGCCCACCTTCTACATCCTACCTACCTTCAGCTGCTAAGAAAC GCACTTCAAAGAAGAAACACTGCATGCAGTCAGAGGACGAGTCCGAGGATCCAGGTTCAGCTGCTAAGAAAC GCACTTCAAAGAAGAAACATTGCATGCAATCACAGGACGAGTCCGAGGATCCAGGTTCAGCTACTAAGAAAC tttttgttttaggcACATCAAAGATGAAGAGCCAAAGTAAATGTGATGAAATGAACTCCGATGTTCCAGATGCAGCATCCAAGACAT CCTGCCGCAAGAGAAGACCATGGAGTCAAGAAGAAATCTGCGCTGTTGAGAAGACCCTGATGAAATTTATCACTACAGGCAGAACTCCTGGGAAGGCAGACTGCGTTTCTTGTATCAACTCAGCACCTGAAGCACTTAAGTTCCGTGACTGGATGTCAGTTAAGTTTTATGTCAAAAATCGTTGTGTGTCCTACCAAAGAACCACACAGACCCTTTTATAG
- the LOC121682003 gene encoding uncharacterized protein LOC121682003 isoform X2, with translation MTSTISERFLKRILVLRQHHSKCESLYDKMATMGKQESDAESGYKTEGPKRTTKVRNNSASELVPELQRTESVFLTKEMLGIPRDSLPSSEDSGSEDDYVPDSNSSSSEEPSDEEPAKKVRPKVSSAKSSDEEPAKKVRPKVSSAKSSDEKPAKKVRPKVSSAKSSDGTTATTSFSATDNEKSSSESVVVMNVKKKSDPCKQTSDSNINPNDFLHCLSCQGLFKRRFLWKHMKRCTLARQCGVLKPGKNRIQSLCANAQPVPVGVSAKLWKLLSEMSQDDVTHAAKNDVCIVKMGEQMFNKIGHDPSKHEYIRQKMREVGRLLLAGTQESPMKTMEDFILPSNFPHVVNAVKDVAGFDSNSNSFKIPSLALKLGHSLQKIASIIECNAMISGKKKIVENAQHFKQIYRTCWNENVSSSALKTLSEAKWNTPQLLPFTEDVKKMHMYMDQKQKEAYQQLTNEESSRNWVDLAEVTLAQLILFNRRREGEVSKMRLTAFTETDVPLHADVAEALTALEKKLCEHFKRIEIRGKRDRKVPLLLTPAMQASMELLVKTRASCEVLENNIYFFARPRQETFIRGYKCIHQFAKECQAKYPERLSSTKLRKHVSTLSKVLNLKDTEMDQLADFLGHNIAVHRKFYRLPEGTLQLAKVSKVLMAMERGCLMDYKGKNLDEIEIDPNETIPEESDHSESELTDEELSPPSTSYLPSAAKKRTSKKKHCMQSQDESEDPGSATKKRTSKMKSQSKCDEMNSDVPDAASKTSCRKRRPWSQEEICAVEKTLMKFITTGRTPGKADCVSCINSAPEALKFRDWMSVKFYVKNRCVSYQRTTQTLL, from the exons ATGACAAG TACCATCTCGGAGAGGTTCTTAAAACGAATTTTAGTTTTGCGCCAGCATCACTCAAAGTGTGAATCCCTCTATGATAAAATG GCAACCATGGGGAAGCAGGAGAGCGATGCAGAATCGGGATACAAAACGGAAGGCCCAAAAAGAACAACAAAAGTACGAAAT AACAGTGCTTCAGAATTAGTTCCAGAGCTACAGCGAACAgaaagtgtgttt CTCACAAAAGAGATGCTGGGCATTCCAAGGGATTCTTTGCCCAGCAGTGAAGATAGTGGCAGTGAGGACGATTATGTTCCGGACTCAAATAGCAGCAGCTCAGAGGAGCCCAGTGATGAGGAACCTGCAAAGAAGGTCAGGCCCAAAGTTTCTTCTGCCAAGTCCAGTGATGAGGAACCTGCAAAGAAGGTCAGGCCCAAAGTTTCTTCTGCCAAGTCCAGTGATGAGAAACCTGCAAAGAAGGTCAGGCCCAAAGTTTCTTCTGCCAAGTCCAGTGATggcacaacagcaacaacatccTTTTCTGCCACTGACAATGAGAAGTCTTCAAGTGAGTCAGTAGTTGTAATGAATGTGAAAAAGAAATCAGATCcttgtaaacaaacaagtgaCAGTAATATCAATCCTAACGATTTCCTGCATTGTTTAAGCTGCCAAGGGCTTTTCAAGAGAAGGTTTCTTTGGAAGCATATGAAAAGGTGCACTCTGGCTAGACAGTGTGGGGTACTCAAACCTGGCAAAAACAGAATACAATCACTCTGTGCAAACGCTCAACCTGTACCAGTGGGAGTAAGTGCTAAGTTATGGAAGCTCTTAAGTGAAATGAGTCAGGATGATGTTACCCATGCCGCTAAAAATGACGTGTGCATTGTAAAGATGGGAGAGCAAATGTTTAACAAAATTGGCCATGATCCTTCAAAACACGAATACATTAGGCAAAAGATGAGGGAGGTTGGAAGACTGCTGTTAGCAGGTACACAGGAATCCCCAATGAAGACAATGGAGGATTTCATTCTTCCGTCGAACTTTCCACATGTTGTGAATGCTGTGAAGGATGTAGCAGGCTTTGACAGTAACTCCAATTCTTTCAAAATACCTTCACTGGCTTTAAAATTAGGCCACAGCTTGCAGAAGATTGCGAGCATTATTGaatgtaatgcaatgatatcGGGGAAAAAGAAAATTGTTGAAAATGCACAACACTTCAAACAAATTTACCGAACATGCTGGAATGAAAATGTTTCCTCATCTGCACTGAAAACACTTTCAGAAGCGAAGTGGAACACCCCACAACTGCTGCCATTCACTGAAGATGTTAAAAAAATGCACATGTACATGgatcaaaaacaaaaagaagcaTACCAACAGCTAACAAACGAGGAATCATCAAGGAACTGGGTTGATCTAGCTGAGGTAACCCTCGCTCAGCTTATACTGTTCAACCgtagaagagagggggaggtgtCAAAAATGCGCCTAACTGCCTTCACTGAAACTGATGTGCCATTGCATGCAGATGTAGCTGAGGCTCTAACTGCTCTAGAGAAGAAGCTGTGTGAACACTTCAAAAGGATTGAAATTCGTgggaagagagacaggaaggTCCCTCTACTGCTAACCCCAGCAATGCAGGCGTCCATGGAATTGTTAGTGAAGACTCGTGCATCCTGTGAGGTTCTCGAAAATAACATCTATTTTTTTGCCAGACCTAGACAAGAAACGTTTATTCGAGGCTACAAGTGCATTCACCAGTTTGCAAAGGAGTGCCAAGCCAAATACCCAGAGCGCTTATCCTCTACGAAATTAAGGAAACATGTATCCACACTTTCCAAGGTTTTGAACCTCAAAGATACAGAAATGGATCAATTGGCTGATTTTTTGGGCCACAACATCGCAGTCCACCGCAAGTTCTATCGTCTGCCAGAAGGAACACTACAACTGGCTAAAGTTAGTAAAGTCCTGATGGCCATGGAAAGAGGGTGCTTAATGGACTACAAAGGAAAGAATTTagatgaaattgaaattgatccCAATG AAACAATTCCAGAGGAGAGTGACCATTCAGAAAGCGAACTGACGGACGAAGAACTAAGCCCACCTTCTACATCCTACCTACCTTCAGCTGCTAAGAAAC GCACTTCAAAGAAGAAACATTGCATGCAATCACAGGACGAGTCCGAGGATCCAGGTTCAGCTACTAAGAAAC gcACATCAAAGATGAAGAGCCAAAGTAAATGTGATGAAATGAACTCCGATGTTCCAGATGCAGCATCCAAGACAT CCTGCCGCAAGAGAAGACCATGGAGTCAAGAAGAAATCTGCGCTGTTGAGAAGACCCTGATGAAATTTATCACTACAGGCAGAACTCCTGGGAAGGCAGACTGCGTTTCTTGTATCAACTCAGCACCTGAAGCACTTAAGTTCCGTGACTGGATGTCAGTTAAGTTTTATGTCAAAAATCGTTGTGTGTCCTACCAAAGAACCACACAGACCCTTTTATAG